The genomic stretch CACATTTAATGAAATTCAAACAATAGAACAGCAGATGCAATGGCGAAAATTGCAATTAGAAGAACAGTTGCGTCAAATGGGAAGTTTGCAACAACAATTACAGCATTTAGAAAGACTAAATCAAGAATATCAAATTCAAACTTCCCAATTAGCTAAAGCGAAACGCCAATACAAAATTTATAACTCTTTAACAGAAGCCTTCGGCAAAAAAGGCATTCAAGCATACATGATTGAGAATATTTTACCGCAATTAGAAGCCGAAACAAACTCTTTATTAGCGAGACTTACAGGAAATCAATTGCACGTTCAATTCGTCACCCAAAGAGCCGGAAAAAGCGGTAGAACATCATCTAAAAAAGATGTAAAAATGATTGATACCCTGGATATTTTAATCGCAGATGCACGGGGTACTCGTGCTTACGAAACATATTCCGGTGGTGAAGCATTTCGGATTAACTTTTCCATTCGTTTAGCATTAGCAAGACTGCTGGCGCAACGCGCAGGAACGGCGTTACAAATGCTGATTGTAGACGAAGGTTTTGGAACACAAGATCAGGAAGGTTGCGATCGCCTAATTGCTGCGATAAATGCGATATCCAACGACTTCGCCTGCATCCTCACCGTCACCCATATGCCATACTTCAAAGAAGCCTTCCAAGCACGAATCGAAGTCAACAAGACTCCCAACGGTTCTCAATTAAGTTTATCTATGTAAAATTCCGAGAAGTTGTGATACAATGATTAATTGTGCCGATATAGCTCAGTGGTAGAGTAGCTGATTCGTAATCAGTTGGTCGTGGGTTCAAATCCCACTATCGGCTTAGTAAAATCAAGGGTTTCAGAGAATCAGTTCCCTACCCTACACCCCTATATTACCTAAATTATCACCTAAATTACCCCTGGTTTTCGTGGAATCGGCAAGAGCGATCGCCCAACTGGTAGAGTTTGATCTAGAAAGCCGCCAAATTCTTTTTATGGGCGGGAATTCCTGCTTGTATTTTGGTGATGCGGGGAAGTAAGGATGCGAAACCTGCGGAACAGAAAAATCAAGTGTTATTTATTAATGCTGATGCGGAATATTATGCAGGTAGGGCGCAGAATTATTTTCCAACTAGGATTTTAGGGGAGCGTTGTTAAGATGAACAGTTTAACTCTCAACTTACCGCCTGTTCTCAAATTAACAGATGAGCAATTTGAACAATTGGCGGCTTTTAATAGCGATTTACGTTTGGAATTGACGGCGAAGGGAGAATTAATTATTATGCCACCGACGGGGGGAGAAACGGGAAACCGGAATTTTGAGGCTTACATTGACTTAGGAATTTGGAACCGTCAAACTCGTTTGGGGAAAGCTTTTGATTCTTCGACAGGATTTCGATTGCCAAATGGCGGTACTCGTTCCCCTGATATTTCTTGGGTAACGATCGAGCGATGGAATAATCTAACTGAGGAACAACGCAAGAAATTTTTACCATTATGTCCCGATTTTGCGATCGAACTAATTTCAGAAACCGATGATGTGGAAGAAACGCGGACAAAAATGCAGGAATATTTACAAAATGGGTTGCGGTTGGGATGGTTGATTAATCCTAAAATTAGGCAAGTGGAAATTTATCGCTCGAACCGATCGGTGGAAGTTTTGAACTCTCCTACAACTTTATCCGGTGAGGATGTTTTACCGGGGTTTGTTTTAGATTTAAAGTTGATTTTTTCATAATCGATTATTTAGATTTTATTGCCTCAATTACAGAAAGAGAACAGATTAAAAAGGTTGCGCGATCGAGGCTGGTTCAAAAGTACAATTCGCACAAAGTAGAGGTAAATTATGGCAAAACTCACCATCGAAAATCTACCCGATGATTTAATGGTACAACTGCAACAACTTGCCAGCCAAAACAATCAAACCATCAACGAACAAATCATCAACCTATTAAAACAAGCAGTACAAAAACCTCAACCTCCCCTGAAATTTTTCATTTCTCCCGAAACAGATCCCACCTGGGAAGAACGCCGCAAAGCAGTCCCGCAAATTCTTAGCGACATCGAACAGCGTCGAAAAGAGTTACCTTCAGATATTGAATGGTTAGATAGCACTGCCCTAATTCGAGAAGATAGAGATAGCCGATGACAACCTCAATTAAATGCGTCGTTGATACTAGCGTTTGTATCAAACAATTTATTTCAGATCCCTTATCTGCAAAAGTACAACAACTATTCGCCCATCTTGCTGATTCAAGCAATCAAATCTATGTTCCTGATTTGCTCTATATTGAATCAGCAAATACCTTTTGGAAATACGTTCGTGCTGGACAGTTGACAGCTAGCCAAGTTCAAGCAAATTTATCTAATCTCAAGGCTTTATCGCTGCAAGTGGTTTCTATGGCTGAGTTAATGGAAGAAGCCGTTAATATTGCGATCGCTTACGGAATTTCCGCTTATGATGCCTCTTATGTTGCGCTTTCTCACCGAGTCAGCGCCCCTTTATTGACATTAGATCAAAGATTAGTAAATACTCTCGCCAATGCACCTTATAACGTGCAGTTATTTACCAACTTTTCCGTTCCACCATTGCCCTAAAATAACATTAATTTGGCGGATAATTTGGCAATCAACCGCAGATAGAGGAACTTAGAATAAAAAATCAAAATATCTGTTTATATCTGTGTACTCTATGGGAAGGCTTCGCCTACATCTGCGTTTATCTGCATACCCTACGGGAAGGATACGCCTATATTTGCGTTTAAAAATAACTGACAATAATTGAAACTTAATTGAAGTTGTTAATTGAGAAAAAATCCCAGTCCCTAAAATCTTCTTTGAAACTCCAAAATTGCCCTAGTATCACCAGAAAAATCAGTTGAACCGCGCAAAGTAAACTCTCGATTAAAACGATAGCGTAAACCAAATTGAGTAGGTTGATCGTCAGTTAAAATTCTCAGTACTGAAGCTGACAAATTATCGGTAATATCAACCCCGAATTCTGCGGCTAAACCTAATACGGAATTATTGTTTTCTCTTCCTGATGTTATTGCGGTGGGGAAAATGCGAAACTCGCTTAATCCTAATTTTTCGCCAATATCACCAAAAAAGCCTTCTAAACCAGGCAAAAATACAGAACCAGCAATTCCTGCTAACCCTGCAATTCCATCGCCACCTTGACCGAGATTATTAATAAAACTACCACCAATTAAAGCGACAATTTCTGATTCAGTGCGGGGAGGATCGCTGGTTAGTTCAATAATTTGATATGTTGTTGAATTGGGTGATGTAGCTTGATTTAATTGATTCGCCCATCCGTAAACAGTAGCCCTTACTCTCACTGATTGTAAACTGCCAAAACCTGTGGCGGGAGTATCGCTAATTTCTGAACCGAAAGATGTAGTGGGTAAACGAGAACCACTAACTTCAGAAACAGTGGTAATTAATCTCACATTTAAAAAGGGATTGAATCCTCGTTCGGGAACAAATACTGCCACATTCTCGTAACCACGTTCTAATCTAAATCTGGCGGCAAATACGTTTACGGAACCTCTTTGTAATGCGATCGTACCATCTGGGCGGGGTTCATCCAAAGAACCGTTAAGTGTTAAAGTACCGCTGCCTCGAAAAGCGAGAATTGGTTGTAAGGTAATGTTAATGCGATCGCCTAATACAATTTGGAAATTTTGAAATTCAATTACTGTAGTTGGACTGGCGGAAGTTGTTTCCGTTGCTTCTGCAACAGTAGCCGGAGTTTGAGGTAAAGAAAGTTGACCATCTAATAAGTTTACTTGTCCAGCAATTCGAGGATTGACCGCTGAACCTGCAATGATTACTTTGCCATCAACCAGACCGCCATACAATCCTTTAATGTTAATTCTTGATTGGTCTAAGGTGATATTAAGAGGATTTTGACTGGCTGGGTCTTGAGAATCTAAAGGTACGAAAATGGGAATTGTTCCTTGGGCAATTACTTGTCCTTGCTGGAAGTTACCAGTAAGATTATTGACGACTATGCGATCGCCTTCAAATTGAATTAATCCGTTTACATTTTTCAAATCTTCTGCAAGTAATTGACCACCAAGAGTCGCATTTTGCAAATTCACAAATCCTTTTGGTATTGGACGTTCTAAAGTTCCCCCAACAGTTAGTTGTGCTTGTCCAACACCATTTACCCATCGCACTTGTTGATTTGTCAGCAAGTTAATTAAAGCTAATCCTTCATTTTGAACATTAATTTCCAGGCTAATTTGGTTGCTACTTGGTTCAACTTTAGCAAACGGTAATTTAATTGGAACACTACCAGCTATTACAATTGGTTGCGGCGGATTAATTAATACTTGTGAATCAAGAGTTAATCGGGCATTTTCATAACTAAAACTCGCTAATGCAGATTCAATTTTTGTTCCATCTACCGTACCATTTTTTACACTTAACTGACCGCTGGCAAAAGGATTGTTTAAGTTTCCCCCAATGTTAACTGTTCCATTGAGATTTCCTGTTACATAAGCAGGCAAATTTAAAATATTGTTGAGAGGTTCTAATGGGATATTTTGAATTTGTAAAGTTCCCTTTTGCGCTTCTGTTCCCAAAGTTCCTTGAAATGCTACTTTCCTATCTTGGGATTCTAGTTGTAAAGTTTGAATATTCAAATTGCCTTGACTAAAAGTTCCTTGAGCGATTACTTGTTCCGCTTTATAAGTACCTAATTGCCAATCATTACCTGTGAGATTAAAACTAGCTTGCACATCTCTGGGCAAAGTTCCAGCAAAATCAACTGTACCGCTAAAATTACCTTGTAATTCTGTAATATCTGGTAAGGTGAAAGATCTTCGTCTCGCTTGTTGTTGCTGTTGTTGTAAAGAATTAATTTCCGCAAATCTTTGTAGTTGTCTTCTTAAAGAACCACTTGGTACCCCGACAGGTTTAGTTGGTACATTAGCAGCACTACCAATGTTTTCTCCTCTATTACCAAAACCTTGTAAATTAAACCAATCTACTGCGGCTAAAACATTCTGAATTTTGCCTTTTTCAATTGTAAGTTTTCCTTGTACTTGAGGAGTTTGGGTTAATAATTGAGTAGCTTTACCGTTTAGGGCGTAAATACTTTCACCTTGTTGTAATCGGCTGTTAAGTATTTCCAATGTACCCTCAGCATAGCGGAAATCAGCGACTAAGGAATCTGCTTGTAAATCGCCAATTCTGGGTTGTGCGATCGCAACATTACGTCCCTCTACACTGTATGTATTTAAATTAATTGCTAAATTTCCCGATAAATTTCCCCCAACTTGTTGAGTAGCGATATCTGGCGGTAAATTTACAAAATTTTGGGCTAAATTTTTCACAGTTGCTATAGGAATATTTGCCAAATTCAACAAAAATAAATCGCCCTGTCTTCTTCCTTCCGCTAAAATATCACCTCGGCGGAATAGTAAACTTTCTGGTTGATTATTTGGATTTAACTGAACTGCAATTTGGTCTTGTTCTCCTTGCAGTTGCAAACTTATTCCTCTACCAGATATCGTAGTAACATTTCCGCGTAAATTGGGGTCGAATTTAAAGTCACCAACCACTAAATTCTGTAATCCCAATTGACCATTAACATTTAACGCATTTAACTGTCCTGAAATTTGCCCGTTAAAATCAAGCAACCCTGATAAAGCTACATTTTGTGGTAAATTTATAGGCAGAGTTTGTAAATCAAAATCTTCTGCTTGAATATTCAAATTCAAATTAGCAATTTGTGGTGTATTATTTTGGTCAAAACTAGCGGTGATTACCCCGCTTGCAATTAGTCCAGGTGCTGTTGCTTGTTGAATTTGTAACTGTTGACCATCCCATTGAAAAGCGACATTTAAAGGACGATTTAAATAAGGTGTTTGGGTAAAATTCAAATCACCGATCGCTTGAATACTTGCTAAAGGTGAACCCTTTGGTTGAGTTAGCGCCGCTAAACTTCCTCCTACTTTCAAATCACCATTAACTCTACCTTTAAATTGATTTGAAAACTGATTTAATCGTACTTGAGCTAAATTAACAGAAGCTGCCCAACGTCCTTGAGTAACTTGTGCTTCTCTTATATTAACTGTCCCGCCAGCAATTTGTAATGTTCCTCTACCAATTGCATCAATTCCTGATAACGGAGTCTCAGATTTTTGGGTTAAACTCGCCACATTTCCCGAAGCTTGCAATTGTCCAGTAAATATTCCTTGAAACTGAGGTGGTACTTGGGGGAAACTCGCTAATTGTAAGCGATTAGCATCCAAAGCTACTTGCCAATTTCCCTGATTTAAAGTTGCTTGACGTAATTGAACTGTACCCCCATTAGGAATTCTTAAAACACCTTGGGCGTTAGCTTGAATTTCCGAAAGCAGTGATTCATTAGATTGATTATTAGTCAATGAATCCAAATTTCCTGCTGCTTCTAATTGTCCCGTAAATGTCCCTTTAAA from Phormidium ambiguum IAM M-71 encodes the following:
- a CDS encoding translocation/assembly module TamB domain-containing protein, whose amino-acid sequence is MTNSPNSDNETEQMRNRRVWLLWLSRAGLGFGVVVLIGVLAGAWWAWVFINRDLAPLVEKNVSDLLQRPVKLGNLENFSLNSLRFGPSSVPPTATDPDRATAQAVDVNFNLLQLLLTRTLNLNINLVNPDVYIEQSADGRWISTQLKQSEEKGPITTNVDSIRISNANVVLLPQPKGTNPRVPVTINPLSSNVDFLDNGQRFRFNAEGQIAKANNKQLTQTEPGTFRTNGEFLLPTQQLNAQLQAQNLPVTEIDRLIQIPNANLIAGQVNGNLNVKYNPQESPIISGVASLQNVAVTSPQLPAPIINTNGTVNFTGRGLNLNNFSTSLGQIPIQVGGSADLDKGLNLDVLIPNVNVANLSQTFNVKPPVPVIGEIKIATKVTGTVESPTVLGRVNTTKQTQVDKLNFRDISTNFAFAPQTGELIISDIQIIPMSGGRITGKGNAKLTQPGGVALDLQAQNLPADAIAKIYNLNVPANISIGNVNAQTQITGPLNNIRIATNFQAPQATYPLSGQVIVNNGEIRLNNAIAQVPGGNVQASGRVANNRWQATVQAAQLPVNSILAITQSTNQNQQQNQPEIPQSVRQGKITGTVNLAGTVDSFKLEDVQATAQGNLQVAGGNIRVTQAQLNQGNWQGLVNASGINLALFPQVPPQLRSTFNGQFRVAGNLNDPTTNIQATGQGNINIAGGNAQILQAGLNNGNWNATVRANNINLGQIAEVPRELQAPFNGQFQLAGNLNESGNNNITAVGSGNIRVAGGNVNLRRVELNQGNFQANVAATGVQLARLPQVPKNLPVGAFNGQFQIAGNLDNINAQKGQSPLNQIQVVGQGNVQLAGGNVQLRQFQLNQGNFQTLVDANNVQVARFPQVPNDFKGTFNGQLLAKGNIVDLTATNAPSPLNQIQAIARGTLQTPQGNLQLRQFELNQGNFQANVAANNLQLSQFEQVPRDFQGVFSGELQARGNLANLTAKNAPSPLNQIEANTTGNLRIGAGNLQIEQLRLNQGNFLARINTNNLQLATLPQVPNEFKGTFTGQLEAAGNLDSLTNNQSNESLLSEIQANAQGVLRIPNGGTVQLRQATLNQGNWQVALDANRLQLASFPQVPPQFQGIFTGQLQASGNVASLTQKSETPLSGIDAIGRGTLQIAGGTVNIREAQVTQGRWAASVNLAQVRLNQFSNQFKGRVNGDLKVGGSLAALTQPKGSPLASIQAIGDLNFTQTPYLNRPLNVAFQWDGQQLQIQQATAPGLIASGVITASFDQNNTPQIANLNLNIQAEDFDLQTLPINLPQNVALSGLLDFNGQISGQLNALNVNGQLGLQNLVVGDFKFDPNLRGNVTTISGRGISLQLQGEQDQIAVQLNPNNQPESLLFRRGDILAEGRRQGDLFLLNLANIPIATVKNLAQNFVNLPPDIATQQVGGNLSGNLAINLNTYSVEGRNVAIAQPRIGDLQADSLVADFRYAEGTLEILNSRLQQGESIYALNGKATQLLTQTPQVQGKLTIEKGKIQNVLAAVDWFNLQGFGNRGENIGSAANVPTKPVGVPSGSLRRQLQRFAEINSLQQQQQQARRRSFTLPDITELQGNFSGTVDFAGTLPRDVQASFNLTGNDWQLGTYKAEQVIAQGTFSQGNLNIQTLQLESQDRKVAFQGTLGTEAQKGTLQIQNIPLEPLNNILNLPAYVTGNLNGTVNIGGNLNNPFASGQLSVKNGTVDGTKIESALASFSYENARLTLDSQVLINPPQPIVIAGSVPIKLPFAKVEPSSNQISLEINVQNEGLALINLLTNQQVRWVNGVGQAQLTVGGTLERPIPKGFVNLQNATLGGQLLAEDLKNVNGLIQFEGDRIVVNNLTGNFQQGQVIAQGTIPIFVPLDSQDPASQNPLNITLDQSRINIKGLYGGLVDGKVIIAGSAVNPRIAGQVNLLDGQLSLPQTPATVAEATETTSASPTTVIEFQNFQIVLGDRINITLQPILAFRGSGTLTLNGSLDEPRPDGTIALQRGSVNVFAARFRLERGYENVAVFVPERGFNPFLNVRLITTVSEVSGSRLPTTSFGSEISDTPATGFGSLQSVRVRATVYGWANQLNQATSPNSTTYQIIELTSDPPRTESEIVALIGGSFINNLGQGGDGIAGLAGIAGSVFLPGLEGFFGDIGEKLGLSEFRIFPTAITSGRENNNSVLGLAAEFGVDITDNLSASVLRILTDDQPTQFGLRYRFNREFTLRGSTDFSGDTRAILEFQRRF
- a CDS encoding type II toxin-antitoxin system VapC family toxin translates to MTTSIKCVVDTSVCIKQFISDPLSAKVQQLFAHLADSSNQIYVPDLLYIESANTFWKYVRAGQLTASQVQANLSNLKALSLQVVSMAELMEEAVNIAIAYGISAYDASYVALSHRVSAPLLTLDQRLVNTLANAPYNVQLFTNFSVPPLP
- a CDS encoding Uma2 family endonuclease, producing MNSLTLNLPPVLKLTDEQFEQLAAFNSDLRLELTAKGELIIMPPTGGETGNRNFEAYIDLGIWNRQTRLGKAFDSSTGFRLPNGGTRSPDISWVTIERWNNLTEEQRKKFLPLCPDFAIELISETDDVEETRTKMQEYLQNGLRLGWLINPKIRQVEIYRSNRSVEVLNSPTTLSGEDVLPGFVLDLKLIFS